The following are encoded together in the Ictalurus punctatus breed USDA103 chromosome 1, Coco_2.0, whole genome shotgun sequence genome:
- the zgc:66448 gene encoding zinc finger protein 646 isoform X2: MKRLQKASNELQQETPEDQTTEDLGLDTGSTIGHEDALGHEDALAQDEEEELTDLSVEMECDSDSKEGEEEKGEEISEEEEEVEPKGEVQSKEPEEGEDRGPGDDEECHEADVVDKQRKTRLNCRDCGKSFTRRETYDLHRHFHMHQDEQASLTCKECGLTFQHRSSLIKHRSEHKQNGIPDSALVSYKRSQLREFREEKIFECDHCGDCFASLIRYKLHACQQSLEKPYRCPLCRKEFQYRVSINAHMQSHSLECPYRCLECNKGFQCAVTLHIHQRSHAALKPYECPDCGMVFRHRSFMDDHRRKHTEERPHRCTICGKNFKYGSLLQQHQYLHTGQKPYRCTECGKRFAFAQNMRAHCRQHKKLTSSAGFEAAITENNEMPNGTGLGSIGKENTNTIMEHQRNCPLCPQLFYKAADLRAHILAHEAEYEKLSNGKRNYKVYACPNCPLQFLDESTLQSHALTHQVIATPLKREVLSVASSASVDNISTDGEWGDQADKKPLRCRDCGKSFRYRSVLELHMRIHNRGYQCHVCKKSFRFSSYLQQHLIIHSGKKPYKCPDCGKDFAFLQNMKTHQRLHQQKPFRCTQCRKGYSDESQLQRHMLCHSGDKPHKCHVCNKSFGLAYLLRDHLNTHTGERPHRCQECHKSFPWLSSLLVHQKIHARKRQGASQSYSSTVGSQRGRTSAVGRGRRSGRWVSSWSRMGGNVDRAVPLQQAPFTDQILQGSVPSLLGQDSDRNEQTQLMPIQFQQQWQIQIHSQLQQQSKWLSEGQSNNFRHQWQSATHLKPILPKPDGLPKIAPQQQSAGWAEVAPSGQAGTAPKQIPENCTAQNNCDAASTSTSSPTRGCTDGPSKSEAKVQQQPSLGVNSPSSTPKSPGTAQGTRSPVSNTQNSPNHGLNIQGQQLSQWPVSDSSQNTNTGLGSSGKENVITFSLNTPAGTLQVNTESDNSEQPQLQQSSTVASATISTQTRQNADVVDDSKNNGKPLNIVTPVEISKSVNSQEKPANETGAQHPQLHIMPSPSQQQHQQLQLVLQPPQQIQLLQQTVQQMQPEQLQLLQQQQFHQPQTNPLGSVSVQFGAAPFSHGNGSTVFGFQTTPVVSQALLNGPVQQGPQQQSPLVSASQILLNQASPFITSPLPLAPSLALPGPHPIHSIAGQLPGPAPQNIFFTPPGIMNERPVIPQASPSIQGGQRTEPNKLIGQISFSTDQRFRCMICGCTLPGELELQVHYMQHVQGEV, translated from the coding sequence GTAATGAACTTCAGCAAGAGACTCCAGAGGACCAGACAACAGAAGACCTCGGCTTAGATACTGGGAGTACCATTGGACATGAAGATGCACTAGGACATGAAGATGCACTAGCACAAGATGAGGAGGAAGAACTGACTGATCTGAGTGTGGAAATGGAGTGTGACAGTGACTCTAAGGAGGGTGAGGAGGAAAAGGGAGAGGAAATAtcagaagaggaggaagaagtaGAACCCAAAGGTGAAGTGCAAAGTAAAGAACCTGAAGAAGGAGAGGATAGGGGGCCAGGTGACGATGAGGAGTGCCATGAGGCTGATGTTGTGGATAAGCAGCGGAAAACTCGCCTGAACTGCCGTGACTGTGGCAAAAGCTTCACTCGACGAGAGACATACGACCTGCATCGCCACTTCCATATGCATCAAGATGAGCAGGCTTCTCTCACCTGCAAAGAATGTGGCCTCACCTTTCAGCATCGCAGTAGCCTCATCAAGCACCGCAGCGAACACAAACAGAACGGTATACCAGATTCAGCATTGGTCTCTTATAAGCGGTCTCAGCTAAGGGAGTTCAGGGAAGAAAAGATCTTTGAATGTGACCATTGTGGTGATTGTTTTGCATCTCTGATTCGTTACAAGCTTCATGCCTGCCAGCAGAGCCTGGAGAAGCCTTACCGCTGCCCTCTGTGCCGCAAAGAGTTCCAGTACAGAGTGTCCATCAATGCTCACATGCAGAGCCATTCATTAGAGTGTCCTTACAGGTGCCTCGAGTGTAATAAGGGCTTTCAGTGTGCTGTGACATTGCACATCCATCAGCGCTCCCATGCTGCCCTTAAACCTTATGAATGCCCTGATTGTGGTATGGTCTTCCGGCACCGCTCATTCATGGATGACCATCGCCGCAAGCACACCGAGGAAAGGCCACACCGGTGCACCATATGTGGCAAAAACTTCAAATACGGCAGCCTTTTGCAACAGCACCAATACCTTCACACTGGCCAGAAGCCATACCGGTGCACAGAATGTGGGAAGAGGTTTGCGTTTGCACAGAATATGCGTGCACACTGTCGCCAACACAAGAAACTCACTAGTTCTGCTGGTTTTGAGGCAGCTATTACAGAAAACAATGAAATGCCCAATGGTACAGGTTTAGGATCTATAGGGAAAGAGAACACCAATACAATCATGGAGCACCAGCGTAACTGTCCACTGTGTCCTCAGCTCTTTTACAAAGCAGCTGACTTAAGGGCCCATATATTGGCACATGAGGCAGAATATGAAAAATTGAGTAATGGGAAAAGAAATTACAAGGTCTATGCCTGTCCCAATTGTCCTCTCCAGTTTTTGGATGAATCCACCTTACAGTCACATGCCTTGACTCATCAGGTTATAGCAACTCCACTGAAGAGGGAGGTTCTCAGTGTAGCAAGCTCAGCTAGCGTTGATAACATTTCAACAGATGGAGAATGGGGAGACCAGGCAGACAAAAAACCTTTAAGATGCAGAGACTGTGGCAAAAGCTTTCGTTACCGTTCTGTTTTAGAGCTTCACATGCGCATACACAACAGGGGTTACCAGTGCCACGTTTGTAAAAAGTCATTCCGATTCAGCAGCTATTTACAACAGCACTTGATCATCCATTCCGGCAAGAAGCCATACAAGTGCCCTGACTGTGGAAAGGACTTTGCATTTCTTCAGAACATGAAGACTCACCAGAGACTGCATCAACAGAAACCTTTTCGCTGCACACAGTGTCGCAAGGGCTACAGTGATGAGAGTCAGTTGCAGCGCCACATGCTTTGCCACTCAGGAGACAAGCCTCACAAATGTCATGTCTGCAACAAGAGTTTTGGATTAGCATACTTACTTCGTGACCATCTGAACACCCATACTGGGGAGAGGCCACATCGTTGCCAAGAGTGCCATAAATCATTCCCCTGGCTAAGCAGTCTCCTTGTTCATCAAAAAATACATGCACGAAAACGTCAAGGAGCAAGCCAGTCCTATTCTTCGACTGTTGGTTCCCAAAGAGGGAGGACAAGTGCTGTTGGAAGGGGCAGGAGAAGTGGTAGATGGGTTTCAAGTTGGTCAAGAATGGGAGGTAATGTGGACAGGGCAGTGCCGCTGCAACAGGCTCCTTTTACAGATCAGATTTTGCAGGGTTCAGTGCCAAGCTTGTTGGGGCAAGATTCGGACAGGAACGAGCAAACTCAGCTTATGCCCATTCAGTTTCAACAACAGTGGCAAATCCAAATTCACTCACAGCTACAACAGCAGTCTAAATGGTTGTCTGAAGGACAATCTAATAATTTCAGGCACCAGTGGCAAtcagcaacacatctcaaacCGATCTTGCCAAAACCAGATGGTCTCCCCAAGATTGCACCTCAACAGCAGAGTGCTGGCTGGGCTGAGGTGGCACCATCAGGTCAAGCTGGCACAGCTCCCAAACAGATTCCAGAGAACTGCACAGCACAAAATAACTGTGACGCAGCTTCAACTAGCACATCGTCCCCTACTAGGGGCTGTACTGATGGCCCATCCAAGAGTGAAGCAAAGGTGCAGCAACAACCTTCTTTGGGGGTTAATTCACCGTCATCAACTCCAAAGTCACCAGGCACAGCACAAGGGACACGTTCACCAGTGTCAAACACTCAGAATTCTCCAAACCATGGGTTAAATATTCAAGGTCAACAATTATCACAGTGGCCAGTCTCTGATTCATCCCAAAACACTAACACGGGACTTGGTTCATCAGGAAAGGAAAATGTAATTACTTTTAGCTTAAATACGCCAGCAGGCACACTGCAGGTTAACACAGAATCCGATAATTCTGAGCAGCCACAATTACAGCAGTCATCTACTGTAGCCAGTGCAACGATTTCAACACAAACAAGGCAAAATGCAGATGTGGTAGATGACAGTAAAAACAACGGTAAGCCTTTGAATATCGTAACTCCTGTTGAAATTTCTAAAAGTGTAAACTCACAAGAAAAACCTGCGAATGAAACAGGGGCTCAACATCCCCAGCTCCATATAATGCCATCCCCTTCACAACAGCAACATCAGCAGTTGCAGCTGGTCTTGCAACCACCACAGCAAATTCAGCTTCTACAGCAAACAGTGCAGCAGATGCAACCTGAACAATTACAGCTTCTTCAGCAACAGCAGTTTCATCAGCCCCAAACAAATCCATTAGGATCAGTCAGTGTGCAGTTTGGAGCAGCTCCTTTTTCTCATGGGAACGGAAGCACAGTGTTTGGCTTCCAGACCACTCCAGTTGTTTCCCAAGCTCTGTTAAATGGACCAGTGCAGCAGGGGCCACAGCAGCAATCCCCTCTCGTTTCTGCCTCTCAGATCCTCTTAAATCAGGCCTCTCCTTTTATTACCTCACCACTCCCTCTGGCACCTTCTCTTGCTTTGCCAGGTCCTCATCCGATCCATTCTATAGCAGGGCAACTTCCAGGTCCAGCACCTCAGAACATCTTCTTCACTCCACCAGGCATAATGAATGAGAGGCCAGTAATTCCACAGGCTTCGCCCTCAATTCAAGGAGGACAACGAACTGAACCGAACAAACTTATCGGTCAAATTTCATTTTCCACAGATCAGCGTTTTCGTTGCATGATCTGTGGATGCACATTACCTGGAGAACTAGAATTACAGGTGCACTATA